The window gcatagacaaccaatctctgtataaaagtgtccgcggcgcatAACGGCTggtaacgacactgtacaaccgatattggaATTTATTTAACCAACCATAagatcttaatttgagggaacgaacttatactatttacataacttaatgtatatgTATTTACAACATGAttcggatgtttttttttttgggaaaaactAAACGAAtttgagtctatttgtttataggttGTTAGTGCTGTCATATTGTGACTTTTGGATTTCTGAATCATGCATGATAGTAcatataatgttaatttattttatgatacgATTTTGTCTATAAAACTTCGTCGATAAGTTCAATGATTGATCTTAAGAATAGTTTTTCTTAGAAACAAACACTGGCAAGTTTTTTGCTTAAAAAgtgttttatgaataaaaaccACAATAAAAGCAATGTTTTCAATATAGGCTTTTTATGGATGAATGTTTCttagaattgttatttatatttgataGGGTAATGGAATTCAAGGCGCTGACGTTATTCGTGACTCTAACATTCTTGTTGAGTAGAAAAAAATACCCGatatagtttatgtatgtgcgtacAGCCTAATAACGTCCGAGTTTTGTAAAAATAGGGTTTCCCTTaacaatcatctccctagcgttaagaccgcttatctaacctgaacatttgacaggtccagttttttacagaagccactgcctgtaaACTAGCCCAAATAAGTTaagtcacgtacctccgaaacgcaaaGGGTTTTCCATTACAATATCATAGTATTTTACTCTGCTTCTTCCTGGCTTTGAGAGCTTATAAAGGCTTGTATTTGATCCGATTATCTTATTAGTCGCAATACTAGGTATAGTTTTTTGCaaggtaaattaaataattaagctACTCGTGTTAGACTCGAGACCCAAACAGGCAATAAAAGGACTTTACATTTGATTATTATTTCCACGACTCTTTAAACGAGTGCCATGGTCGTTTGACTTCCAGCCAgttctgcatgacaaccgcgccgcgcgcgacgcaaATTATATTAagtgcttcgaccaataaacgatacgattgctatttacgtagatggacgtcaaacggctattggtcgaaggcctcgatataattcgcgccgcgcgcggtgcggttaccgtgcagagcctactggtaaGGCTAACAACTAACCTATAATAGGTTTatcatacataattatgtttgttCGTCGGAAATCTCATGATCCATAACCCCTATGAGAGAGACAACACCACACACCGGACCTTATGCCGTCTAATTCGTTAGTATGAGCGAGACAGAATACGTACGCTATTCCCCTTATTCCTTACCGGcgtacggccatttaagactaaagtaaaactatttaaagtaagacccagagggggtgaggtagacgccggatacgaattgatgcggggcggagggttatcgttctatacgtagtattattctttattctatgacaagtCCAACAGTGGTGCTTCTCTATACTCtttccaccttacaaataaaacagccaagcaaagttcagtcaaattgtatgataattggattcaattttgcttgccTGTCAAATAATTAAACCCACGTTCCTCCctggtttacttttttttcttctattttcttttctatacAGATTACCACAGCTATTTTAAAACATCTCCTCATAACGTTTTAAGATTACGTAATGTTATTAATTTGACAATTAAGCTAATCTCCGGATTTTTGTATTTCCCTAATGGTAACCTAGATTAAAAACCTTCACATACCTAATTACGAATCAATTAATATCTATAATAGCTTGTATATAACCTTAATGATATTTGTAATAATGGTACGTGACATTGTggctaattaatttaatatccgGACGGgtttaaattaatttgtttttaaataggttcttaatcatcatcatcatctccagcaTTACCCCGtgtttcacagggcccgcttacctaacctgaagatttgacaggtccggttttttacacaagcgactgcctatctgatcttccaacccgcgaaggaaaaactagcccaatacaggttaggtcacatacctccgaaaatgcatttctcgggaatgtgggtttcctcacgatgtttacctAGGTGAAGTTTTTTATAGGTTCTTGAAATActgttaaaaaatattgctGAAATCCAAAAAAATCTTCTTGGTCAactttcacttcacttcactattGATTTTGGGTTATTGTTAATGAGTTGATTGGCTTTTCGTGCTCTCAGTGAAAGCTGCTAAATAGGCTGCCAACTCTCCAACGACTAACTGCTCCTGATATACCCTAATTTTATTAATCCAGTGGTTGATCTATGGGCTCATGATCCAGAAGTCTCGGGGTCCGAATCCTAGtagggacattacaggctgattagcCTGGTGATCCATGCTCGGGACCTTAAGCCGTTGGGTACTACTTGTTGGTTAGTAAATAGTCGTTTCATGACCTGATtcaggggcttttggtggcgcaataataaccctcacacCTAGGTTGCTGAGTTTGGTCATCccccttacaacccacacaacaGAAGAAGAGTATTGATCGTTTACAATCAACCGGTACAACTTTGCTACCACTACTAATACTCACAAGTATATTTGGCTCGTTTAGACATTCTGACTAAAGCAATATCGTCTCTCCTGTTCTTGTTTCTGTCTGAGAAGCCGGAGTGCGGGTAGCCTCCTTGCACAGGGATCTCTTGAGGCGGGTCTGCGCACGCGCCGTCCAAACAGTCTACGTCTTGTTGCGTGTCGTATTCGCCGAGACGAACGGTTGCTCTGGAAATTAATTAGTGAAAGAAATTATAAGACTTTATATTACCTACTACAACTTCACAGATTCAATATAAAGCTAATATGGCTGACTACGTTACAGTATTCGTATTTTTGATTACTTAGCAGGGCACCTGAGAATAAGTGTAATTCgattatattacaaaaataaatgcttGAAAAATTCTGCCTATGTCTTCGGGGATGCAGGTGTGATGGAACGttatttcatattaaaaaatctgGACCCGGTTAGGTTTCAATCCTTTGACTCATAATCATATTACATCTCAACCTCGTAAGCCTGTGGGGTAGGTGGTGGAAACGAACCTCGGCCATAATGTCCAAAAAGGGAAATTGTGGATGAAAGAGGGGGCGGGGGGGTCAGGATCATGAATACTAAGACAGGTAATATTTACTCACAGTCTACCAACATCTCTTTCAATTTGTCCAGTGACACAATGTGCTGCAGTTAGCACGTATCTATGGTTGATTAGCACTCCACCGCACTGGTATGTCAGGCCTCCAGCACCTATAAGCAAATAggcacaaaatataaaaaaaaaacgttcgcTCTGTCCACGTGTATGTCCATCGAACCGAACCCAAGCCCCTAGATATGGATGCACCTACAATTGaaataacaaattattaaaaaaaaaaaactctgaaATGAAATGAGCTGCGAACAGAGTCATTAAATCAGCAAGGAACTTGCAGTTGCTCTTGACACGAAATCTTATTATGGATTTGATGAACCGTACGATGCCAAGTAATCATCTCACTGCCCTCGTCACAACAGAATATCTTTGTCATATAATTAACTCAACacttttgtcggtttttacgatattcctggaaaataagcagctgaacgcgttccaCTGCCAGTAAGATAGTTAAAAAGTCTTTATACACCAATTCGAGGACAAATCCGCTGTATCTTTGTTATTTAGACAAGAgacttagaataaggaataatattacatatatatagaacggcaactcttcgctccccaccagcagctgagctcggttttactttagtcttcaacacACAtagcacgtgtacgataacgtcaatgtgtagtgtctgtgtaaaacgacgtattttgtatgatgtgtccggggtgtgcaaGAGACGAGACTTGTTTGACAACTTGCACCCACTTTTGATTCGAAGTCCTCAAATAAAAGGAGACGGAATACTTACGAGTGCGATACCCCAGCAGGGCCATCCAGGGGAACTCATCCAGGTCGGTGATTTGCCCTCCGTATATTCTGTCAGCGTTGTCTATCCCGCATTGGCCCTGGGGCGCTGGTGAAGAGTCTTCATTGGAGACATCGTCGGCTTGGCCATCGTCAGCGGATGGCCAGGTTGGTCTTTGAGGTCTTTGctgtgaaaatacatttttagggTTAGCAGTTCAACGGTTAAACTGATGCACAGCCCTGATGCTACATACGAAAACGACGTTTTTAACATGTGCGGCCTTACCCCGTGGGTGCGAAGGAGACAGTTCGCGCGCATTCCCTTTCTTCTATACTAAAGTgaacctcccccccccccccacgcCCTTCGGGGGTGTGGTAAAAGAACCCAAGCTCGTATTGCTGCGAGGCGGAGAGTGTTCcttgtatacgtagtattactgtTTATTTTACGAGTGATGCGGTATTAGGACTGACAAAAATGTCTTCTCTCTAGAATAGTACCGGACATAGGCCGGATAATTGACATCTAGATACTTGTAATTTTGTCCACCTCGAGGAAGATTACGAAGAATACGGGTTTGGATATGTCATGAGTAAGACTTATGCTTTCGATCATCGGCAGGTGTACtcacttttattaaaataattttatttttgcgcAAATTTAATTATCAAAGCAACTCTGCTATACGTAAATAGCTGCATACGGACGGTTAAATTTTAAAATCGCAGGTATAGCTATTTGGAGTGTGTTTGTCTGTTTTTTATGAGGAACAAAGTTCATATTATAAGAATTTAAGGCCTTCGTACTATCTTAAACACTTCTCCACTACAAATATTATTGACATAGAAATTACCAGCGGTCTGATGGTCTAACGACATAGAGATAGCTTGTCGCCTATCCATAGGGTTTCTGagcttaattattataaatgtatgGTAAAAGTTAATCTTACCGTGGTCGGGCTGTCCTGTTGCACCGAAGGTAAGGGTCCGCAGCAAACCTTCGGGACGTAGCCATCGAAACCACATTGGGACTGCTTCAAAAACGTGATGGTTTGGCTCGGAAGGGGCCTTGCTTCAAACGCCGCTAACAGTTGTGGACAGTCGTATAGAGAGATGCATTGGCTACGCTGTCCTAATGGGGTGCGGCAGGCTTGTGACACTGGAGAAGAAATAGTATGCTGATATTAGTAACTCTTTTATAGACgatacttattgtaggtttacctCAGATGTCTACTACTACTTCAGATGACACTACTACTTCAGAGTTTTTTCAAATGACTTCTTGGTCGGAGATGACATAAActccttgttttaagtttacgcggttattatcacaattaaaacacataataacttgttcttaccacgtttaaatggggatatgagactccccatttaaacgcggtaagaacccgttattatgtgctttaattaactCCTTGGCCGGAATGACATTAACTCCTTGGCCGGAAGAATGACATTAACTCCTTGGCTGGAGACGACATTAACTCCTTGGCCGGAAGTTAGTAACCTGTCTACTATATCCTTCAATGGAAAAGGAAAACTTAAAACACCTAAGAAAACTATTAGGGCTACAGGGGATTTACTTAGTATCCAAATGCAAAAAATAAGTAACTAAATAGTGACACAGTTTGTTGgatgatgaggtcggttattgacctcacaactcgagagaagaagattataattaCCTACGAAAGAATCTTTAATATATTTGCGTCtatataatgatacataataacataaatactaCACTCAGATTTGCTTGTTTCTCTGTATTGTGAGGTCATTCGGATATACCATAAGTAATTCAAATAAGTACTATCTATAATTGCTTCTCAAGATTTGAAATAAGGACATTATtgtcaaattattataaaacaaacacatatatAATGTGGAAGCCGCAGTCCATAAACCAAGTAAATAAAGAGAACAACTATTGCGaacacaaattataataattatcaatttgTTTTCTTATCTAAAGTTAAGGATCACTGATAAGTGtgtattgttataaataaaaacgtgagacataacaaaataataataatcataaaacatACCAACATAACTCCAAAGAACAGACGTTAGCAGAAAAAACACTGGCACATAATTCATTTTGAATCACTTAACATTAAAACACTAATAAAATAGTTACATAAATGACAGAACACAGCACAATTTTtcctcttttattattattattccattCGTTATTCGaattttgtaataatgtttattaaattgaaataaattattaaataaataaattagacgGAGATGCGTTGAGACCTCCGTTCGGTTCGCTGAGTGTACTGAACTTGGAGGTCAAGACCACTTTGCTTATATGTGTTCTTGGTATCTGTACCGTGGGCAAAAACaacaaagaaacacaataattaCATGAACTGCCGTCAAAACATGTAGCTTCGTCAGATATCGCGTGACGTAGTACACCGTCAATATGACACAAaacgaaaagcatttttttttgtaagtttttgGTAGTAAATCCGGTTTATCAATCCATAGTTTTtaactacttaaataataatctcTAACataaatgtatgtgtgtattacacaattttcttgttattttagtGTTAGTTCATGTAAATTCTTATTTTCTAACTTAGCTATAGGTACAAACGTCATTctgtgatttgttttttttaccggccGCTGTGCCGGATTCGAATTACGAAAAAGCTGTTTACGAACTAGATGATTCAAATATTGCGGCTAAAGTCTAATTTATTTGCCATCCGTACACATACACGTTTATGTATTTGAGTAGCATCTCTCACATTATATATTGTCTACGTCATCGCACGGATTTACCCGTTACCCTCCTACCGATACCTGTCGGTGTCTAATCTTTGTATATTTTCCTTCTTCCACTTCCACAAGACCATAATATGACCATTTATACCCATATACAGGCTTCCGATGTCCCCTGCttgacttatttattattatacttttttatcaGTCTTCTTTACGAAGATTGGCATAAACGGATTgggtatttattattactagcaTTATCATATAACTAGAAGTCAATATGATAACAAAATGCGGAATTAAATTAGGTTGAAAAACttcattttatgttttaataaacGCGTTCAACAGTATATCTTCACGGGcatatcgtaaaaaccgacacagGGTTATTCGTTTCTAACATGATCGCCCATTAATGGATGATCTCCTGTGACCACCTTTAATTGAACCTGATTTAACgacatgaaataataatatgtataatcctcgtaaggcccggatttccagacacaatagttaaacaatgggattaggattttaaaaggactttgggccttacgaccatatattAGTAATTTTGTTGCTCATTCCAACAAATCAGTCAACAACAAAACTATGAGCTTCTCAGTTGCTAACGATAACAAACGAATGCCAATTTCCGtgttcataattttaatttcgttgtatcagaatttgaattcaataataacaataatcattctcaattcaaattctgatacacaataaataatttaatgaatgGAAATTCGCATTAATTTATATATCCTGcagacaaattgcttatgcaattttgcaggacattgcatttaaactaatgttatacttaaggcttaataataataaataaataataataataatatggaaaTGCGACGATTGGAggacattaagaaaatataagCACTGACAAACATATTTAGAAAGTCATACATATTTCCGGAATAAAAACTAGATTGCAGACTAGAAACTTGTTACGCGAGAAAAACCAAACAATGGACTGGGGAAGTAATTTCCCACTTTTATCTTCCTAGTATCACATACTTACATGCTTATTTCGAATGCTACTTAGGTATCTTCTTAATCGAAAATTTTATAGGAGTATAGTTCCAGGTTACGGCCATTAACctactgttttttttaagaaattggTGATTCACGTTCGTGTGTTGATCCTTGGATACTCGTCTCCTTGCTAAGCGTCCTACTATTTTCTGTTAAGCTTAACCTGCCTCGTAAGGCTCAGATTTGTAAAcgcatagataaaaaaaataatgggatTTTAGGATGGCCAACTTAGGGAGAATCCTCGTCTACCTATACTACTGACAAATGATAAAATGTATTAATCACTTATTCATAAGAAATATGGTCATCATCATTCCGCTAATGTTAATTCCCTAGGTCAATGTAACTCAATCCCCTGCTAAGGTAGGTGTTAGTTAGTGACTCAATATTTGCGAACGTAATCTTTTACGTGATATTTTAATATAGTCATGGTTACTAGTGTGTGCTCTAATTAGATGACAAACACAACGTCATTAGTATCAATGTCAAATGACTACAGATTTTCTAGTATACTCGTAGTTTAGTCCTatatgaaatataaaaacatatttatttacatcataaacaaaactgttattttttacattacaaaacTAATCTTACAGCTAAAgtaacaattttataaataataataatataaaaaacacagcacaataaataataataataaaggaaataatataatataatggtgTCTGTTCATAAGTGTACTTACAGACCAACAACAATCGGTCGACGACATCATCAACATAGGTAGATTGTCGAAGGTCTGAAAGCGCCCTAAGTAATACATTACATCTATGTTAttgtttaagtacctactcaaacaacctatatgcgtcccactgctgggcacaacaaagtttataattaatatCGCACATAATATCGAATACTGTTAAAACTCCTATACTTTAACAGTATTAtgatcataacataaacagttttCATTTCGTCACTaacacctggggggttaaaatgaccacatcgaggtaattcatttaagaaagcaaaatcattatttgacatttgcgcgtataaaagtaagtgcgcaatgcaaacaataaatgtcaaatagcaatattgcttcgatgtggccattttaacccccctggtattaataataaatgaccTAATTACGGAATAAAAAGATTCAATGATTTCACTACAAAACTATGAACGTGCAAATTTTCTATGCTTTTTCTAagctttttctcgaaaatgttgGTGTTGAGTTGTTTTGTGTATTTGATCACAATCTCATCTGATAAGGGATAACGAAGTTATCTGTCGTTTGGATGGTCTCATGATGGAGTATTTATGATGCTTATGTGCAATGTAAGGATGTAATATATGAAGTGAGTACctaatttttaaatgtatttaggACACTGACCAAATTACCAAAttatcgcttcatacacgcactccgGGTGAACCGGAGtgcatgtatgaagcgattgatgaatgtggaggaagcaagaggagtgtgtcaggatcgaagcaaatggaattctatagtctcttcttaccctggtgggaaataggcgtgagttaatgtatgtatgtatgtatgtatttaggaCTTTAGGTCTCCAAGGTCTATTTGTGGAACTGTTAAATTAGTTTTTCCTACATAAACTGGAATTTATAGTTATTTCGTAGTAacctttcattattatttattttatgatcgAAAAgtgaaaaactaaataaataaagtaaccgAGTGAGGTAGTTAAATTAATTTTTCCTGTGTACATTTTATTGCGGTTTTCTTTACGAGTATTTTGTAGCTGTCATTAGCTATCTGAGATATGGCTTCCAATTCTCTTACTTTCAaatcgtaataataaataactgcCAATCGACCTAGTTTGCAATCAAGCGATGAAACAAGTGGGGCGCAATTTCCTTAGCAATTCGCTTAAGGATTACGACATTAACTTGCAGGTCTCGTCGTTAATTGTGTTGGCTCCCCTACAGTCCGTCATTGGATTATCCAGTCGATTACCAGAAAATGATGCGGGGATAAATAGGAACACGGACTTGATACTCAATCGGGGAGCATTGATTCGCACCCTGGACCCgaagacttgcaccaatgagtgcaattttcactgacacagttgcctcgaatggtctaacagaaagctctgcgAGGTGTGGCTACATacgtagttagttcatcttccgatggatgtatctcCGATTAACCCAATTTGAATATAATCccgagcttatattatgtgttataaatttaaagttatatattacggttgtataaattataagttGAATGTGTTGTGATTGGGTCAGACATAGGTTCTCTCAGCGCTGAGCTTATAAGTTCACCAGTAAGAAGGGGGTCTTTATTTTACAGCCAGctgcataataataattaagacaTCTTATGAtccttttatattttgtcatgcGAGGCTGTCTATCACATTTGTCCACTGTCCTAAAAGTTTAGGTAAATTTTGTGcagaatgtcaacaaatgtaaaatagcaatattgcttttttagatgaatggcttcaatgtggcccaaaaaaatattgcttaAACCAGACaaacaaaattacaataattggGACCTCCTAGTAGGATAAGTAATTTACCTGTGACAGGAGTATCCACAAACATAATAACAAGATCATGTTTCATACCATTCATTCCGCACTATCCTTGAATGGGACATATTCGGAGCCCATGACTACGACGGGATTTGAATGGTACGGATCTACGCGCATCAAACTCAAAGCCACCTTTAGAAGCTTTATAAGTAATACATACCTAAATAGTTATATAGATACACTatgattaataaaattttac is drawn from Pectinophora gossypiella chromosome 7, ilPecGoss1.1, whole genome shotgun sequence and contains these coding sequences:
- the LOC126368445 gene encoding phenoloxidase-activating enzyme 1-like, which gives rise to MNYVPVFFLLTSVLWSYVVSQACRTPLGQRSQCISLYDCPQLLAAFEARPLPSQTITFLKQSQCGFDGYVPKVCCGPLPSVQQDSPTTQRPQRPTWPSADDGQADDVSNEDSSPAPQGQCGIDNADRIYGGQITDLDEFPWMALLGYRTRAGGLTYQCGGVLINHRYVLTAAHCVTGQIERDVGRLATVRLGEYDTQQDVDCLDGACADPPQEIPVQGGYPHSGFSDRNKNRRDDIALVRMSKRAKYTYYVKPICMVSRNIHLNVGNSVYVAGWGKTLNGRNSPVKLKLGLPIFSKDECVSKYRPLGAELTDKQICAGGAFAQDTCRGDSGGPLMRRRPEGVWEVVGVVSFGNGCGRDGWPGVYSSVAAYEDWIRTTMASTNV